CATCTGATGTTGGTGGGTTAAACATTccaaaacataaacaaaatataaatgaacaATATACAGACTTAATATGCTTGTGTGTTCATTTGAAGTTAATTATCCACTCATGAAGATACCACAGTAAACCCACTTACCTTGGCTGTATTGCTGTCATTCACCAAGACATTCCTGGCTGCTAAATCTCGGTGTACTAGCTTCTTACTTTCTAAATACTGCATACCTGAACACGTGTCCCTGTAAGGGAAGACAACTCTTGTTACTGCTTCAGTCCTGTTGATTGTCGgtatttttaaacattattgtcagtatttttaaacattattgtcagtatttttaaacattattgtcAGAATTTTTAAACGTTATTGTCAgtattttaaaacatcattgacagtattttttaaacatttccaTGCTTTCAGGACGAAAATTAATCAACCAAAAGATATTAAGATCATGAACCATCCATTAATCTCATTCTTTAAAAGATTCCATTGTGTTAGATAAAAGGGCCATAAAAATCCACAAGCCACTTCCAGCATATTCTGGCATTTTATCTACACCAGGATTAAATCACTAGATTTCAACATCAGAAGTGTTTATAATGTCTTTATGTGTTCTTATCTAATGTCCTACAATAGTCTGAATAATTCTGACTATCTGCTCCGATACCCTGTAGGTAGTGAAAGATAGTTGTTTTGTGGAAACCCATCATTGAGTAGTTTCAACTCATGTTTATGATGCATGACTTCAGTTCCTGTTGGTTCCATTTTGCGATTCGACACAGTAAGGAATCTCCTCATACACAAACTACAGGATAGTAAATTGGCTAGATAGTCAGAATCATGTGGACTAATAATATAACTGTTTCATATCCAGCTTAAATAATTCCTgaatgatattttaatattgtttttatggCCCATAAATTTATCAATAGTAATAAAACTAACGTGGCGAAGTCGATTTGGTCTTTCTTTGTTATCACACTCCTTCCACGAGACCTTAGGTACTCCACTAGACACCCTTTTCCCATAAATTCTGTTACAATCAAAATATTGTCTCCTAAAACCACTCCGATCAGCTGGACCAGGTTCGGATGTCGTAGTGATCTGTAAAGACAACACACAAATCATATTTCTCAACATTCCTATTATTTTTACACtatcaattaaatatataaatacaggtacatcTGAAGTTACCATACAGCAATCGTACATACATAGAGATTATCTTATTGAAGCCTTCTGCTAATTAATAATTGTGCCAATTACAGTATGTGTTCCTTGTTTTCTACATCTATCACTCTTTGTGTTCATTTATTCTGGTGCTTAATCTGTATAAATTTATTATGTCAATAAAAATGTCTCAATTTTGCTTATTTTCGGCTACTTAGTCATCCTCAGGCAGAAAATCACTCAATTAGACAGTTAAGTCACATCCATCTTGAATCCCAAAGTCAAATGATCATGATATGTGGATGGTTTAGTAGCGTACAATTAAGACAttttgattgaaaattaattccTCCCTTTGGAGGATATGAATTTTGATATAATGCATAAATTTGGTTAACCGATGCAATTTAAGTGCACTAGTTTTAAGGGATGATAAAGGGTTAAATTGACATTAGACCTTGTCATTGTAAATCATGACTTAtaaaattaatctttttttttaaaagacagATGAATGGATCATATGAAATGGAAGCCAAATACTTACGTCATGACAGAAGCCTCCTTTAAGAAAACCTGTGCAGCGTTGTCCTGTTTCTTCAGCTGTTTTATTGCTACCTGTTGGTGTTTATATTCACCCTTACATACATCTGAAACCACACGTGAACAGGATGTGATTATACGGGACAAGATTTCAGGCATTTTCTCTACATCCTAGTACCTGATATCCAGTATATATCTGGCAATATTTCAGGCATGGAACAATACACATTCTTGTTGTGTTTTTGACTTTTCTAGTTTTGTGAGGTGGATGGAAAGATAGACAACTTTGTAAAATGGTTTGATTTAATTAAGAATCCAATcccaaaatattaacatatacaataaaactGACAATATTAAATAACCCTCTCAGTTCACACCCTTCCACACCCATCAATGTGGAACAGAACCgtcattaattaatatatatatactagttggTACTTCTCTACTGTCTATATACTGGACAAGATTTCAgctgtctagtatactggatAAGATTTCAGCTCCAAaccctgttgtctagtatactggatAAGATTTCAGCTCCcatccctgttgtctagtatactggatAAGATTTCAGCTCCcatccctgttgtctagtatactggacaagatTCAGCTCCAAaccctgttgtctagtatactggatAAGATTTCAGCTCCcatccctgttgtctagtatactggatAAGATTTCAGCTCCCATCCCTGTTGTCCAGTATACTGGACAAGATTCAGCTCCAAaccctgttgtctagtatactggatAAGATTTCAGCTCCCATCCCTGTTGTTTAGTATACTGAACAAGATTTCAGCTCCcatccctgttgtctagtatactggatAAGATTTCAGCTCCcatccctgttgtctagtatacagCTCCcatccctgttgtctagtatactgaaCAAGATTTCAGCTCCcatccctgttgtctagtatactggacaagatTTCAGCTCCcatccctgttgtctagtatactggacaagatTTCAGCTCCcatccctgttgtctagtatactggacaagatTTCAGCTCCcatccctgttgtctagtatactgggtAAGATTTCAGCTCCAAaccctgttgtctagtatactggacaagatTTCAGCTCCcatccctgttgtctagtatactggacaagatTTCAGCTCCcatccctgttgtctagtatactggacaagatTTCAGCTCCcatccctgttgtctagtatactggacaagatTTCAGCTCCcatccctgttgtctagtatactgggtAAGATTTCAGCTCCAAaccctgttgtctagtatactggacaagatTCTAGCTCCCATCCCagttgtctagtatactggacaagatTTCAGCTCCCATCTCTactgtctagtatactggacaagatTCTAGCTCCcatccctgttgtctagtatacttgACAAGATTCTAGCTCCCATCCCAGTTGTCTAGTATACTTGACAAGATTCTAGCTCCcatccctgttgtctagtatactggacaagatTCTAGCTCCCATCCCAGTTGTCTAGTATACTTGACAAGATTCTAGCTCCCAtatccctgttgtctagtacAATGGGCAGAGAGCAAATGATTGGTTGTAGTGGAAAACACCAGGCAAGAATGTGATTAAATCTATGAAAAGAACATGTAAAAGAAATATGATACCTCCAAATTCACCCTTGCCTATGGCCTCTCCGACTTCCAGATCTCGGTCGTGAATTACCCAGCCTCCGCTCTCAAAGTCCTGGACGGACACCATGGAGAAACTAGAGCCCTTCTTCTGTAGTGGGCGTATGAGTCGAATACATAGACCATCTGCATCCTTAGAGTAATGCTGAAGAATGGTACACAATGGTTAATCTTATGTTTGATATAAATAGGTCAACaatggaaatatttaaaattttagaaGGGTAATGTTTGAAAtcataaaccaaattatattACCAAGTATTTAAATATGAAGCAGCTCTCTGACACTGTTTTTGTTCAATTTCAGCTTAGTGAACACTTTTAAGTTAAAACTTTTCATTGaaatgtaaaatacatgtaagaTTTAACCTTACGGACAtaagaaatattacatttgtgatttactatattataatataaataacaagCTAACAACTTgtgaacatatatacatttaaacaacaACTATAAGCAATACAGTGACCACAGGTAGCTGATGGAGAGACAGTTGTGAAGCACTACATACACCCTGTACCATGATACATTCACGAGGTCGTAATATAGCACTACTCATACCaatcactgtgaccttgacattcaccACCTCTATCATGCATCCTCCTAGGTACCAAACTTTCACGCTAGCTTTCCATTGGGTAGTTTTTTAGTGTCTGTCCTGAAGAtttcttatacatgtagtacgtTTGTTGTTGAATATTTATGAGCatgttatcaatttaatttcaaagcTTATTCTGAATAGCGATCATGATACTGATTAGACATTACTGAACTACCTATTGGGTTTTTCGATGTTGCTGACTCTTCATTTCTAATCAACTAATTACCATTAGCTTTGCttcattttataaaaacatcaaaGAGTTCTTATCACATTTcatatatctgtacatgtattcgCTTTACAGAAAATACTGCAATCTTATTAAAACCAATGAGTTAATTTAACGGGCATTTAATTTAGAATAAATTGCTTTAGATAATGATGCTTTGAATGACGTTATTTAAAGGGATATACACCTGGGCTCCACACAGAGGGGGCCTGTTTGAAGTAAAACAggtttgatattgttgtacCTTGTATTACACAATAAGGTCATTAAAAGGACGCTGAAGGGGATGAAATCTGGACAGGAAATGCCTTAGCATATTATGAAATTAGAGGAAGCTTTTACATAAAGTTAGATCATTTTAGACAAAACAGGACACCAATTTGAAAGATCATGTGTCATTTGAGAGATTTTCTCTATTAAACAATACGGTCATTTAAAGAATAGTGTCAGCATAAAATGGGGTCAGTAACAGACACTTTTATAGTGCCATCACACTGTAATGCCACACATGGACAGTATCATGATGCCCCCACCAGCTCATATTAAACAGGCAATGGTCCGGCAAAATAGGCCTTACTGTCAACTTTTTATAAAGGAGAAATCAATCTAAATGAAGGGGTCACTGAAGTGTGAACATATCTGGACACCAACACAGAGGAAGCTATCTAAGGTGAACGAAACACACACACAAGGTTAGATTAGACTATCTATTGTGACAAGACATTGGGAAACGATGCTGGCTCTGGTGCATTCAGACCATGTTAGTATCTACACTAtaacaaatcaatatatattgtattctgCCAATTTAAAAGCTAAATAATTCATCTAACTCTGaacttagatatatatatgcttcATGATTCCGCTTTAGATTGAATTAAATAACTCTAAACTGAAGCTTTTTCGACCTAAGTACCTAACAAAAgtcttatacattttgtatggaACATTTTACGTAATagtattgttttcaaaataaatccaAATTGGCCCAAAGAAATTCCAATTTCTTTCAGTCCAAGAATTACAGCATTAAAGACAATTAATCTTCacaattaacatatattcagaTTGTAGGAAAAACCAAGCCTAGAAaactttttatgaaaaaatgtcaaaatttccTAGGGGACAACAATCAATGTACATGAAAAATTTCACAGCACAAAATCAATGCACGCCTCTAATTCTGAACATATTAAGTATAGCTGAATGCTTTATAGCAAATTTAAACCAGATTATAAATTTGTTCTACAAGAATGAAGATAGTATATGTACCTCCACAAGTTGTGTAAGATTTTCAAAATACGATTCTTCATCTATGGTCATCTGGTTTCGACTGTAAATTATGCGATAATGTTCCACTTTGGACTTATGACACACACTAAGGGTGAAATCGCCAGGGTAATTTACACTCTCGCGCACAAGAAATAGTCCGTCTTCAGGAGGCACAAGTAATTCCTCTGCTTTTTCTCGTTTAATTTTCCCGTGGAACCATCTACAAAGAACAAAATAGTATCATGCAACATGCATTCCATCACAACGTATGCAACGTAAGACATGGATACTGTAGCAGCTATCAAGGACATAGGTGACTGCAACTCAGAAATAAGGTGATGAACATCTATAATATTAGTGCAACAGCAAGTATACGGAGTTCAGCATTCACACTACACATATACGACTCCCTGGTAATGTCAATATAACGCATACTTTCCgttttatagaaaatatatgaCAAACATGTCTTCTCTGACACGTACTTATGGCAGTCGGAAAATGTAATACCAAATTAGGCACATGATATGATGatttgatttcaaattttcCTCAGGAATAATGTACACATTAATGTCAGAACTTGTACAAATGGATGTATCATAGTAAATACTGAACTCAGCATCACTGCAGTTACCATAGAAACCACATATTGTGATGCAGCATAATCAGTCAATAGGTTTTGATATCACAACTTTTCACCCAGTAATCCCCCTCCACTTCTCTGAGACATGGGcatcaatgatatatatacttgtacattATATTAACGTGGGCCAAATCAGTTTGTAGCATGCAATATTTGAGTAAGTAAGGACACAAGTatgtgatataatgtatatttgttcAGACACATCTTTTTTCTACATTCATTGTCAAACCATTTTGGTGCTGAAAGCTATTCATctaacaaaatttaaaatatctaaCCTCATCCAGTTTTCCCTACTGGGCCCAGCCCCTTGGAAGCCACACTCTCGTTTTAGATGTTACATCTCCTTTGCCTTAATTATGTtccagactaaatttcatcaaaatcaattcaGGGGTTCTGAATTAGTAggaatttaaaggaaatgttgatggacCACAGTGGGACTATCTGACCGTGGCTCAGTTTGTTatttttctatgtatttttaCCAAAATACATTAATTAGGTGTCAGAATATTccttttttgttgtgtttcatCAAAATTCGTTTACTACCGCCACCCATAAAAAGGTGGTGGTATAATGAGGGTAGACTGTATTTTTAGTACTAAGTTACTGTAATGTTAGTGTGATATTCAGAAACCTATTAATGACATGCTCATGTGATTATACTCTGAACTCtgcccatatatatataccagaataccgtatttatccacAAACATGCCCTTGCACACTAAGAAGCCcctctttttcatttttgcagaacCATCGATCTTAAAATAGTAAGCAACAAGtagttcacaaataagccctcccaAAACTTTCATACTGAAATCTTATTCTAGaggggagggcttatttgtggataaatacagtaattcaATGTTTGCTCCAGATCTGGCTATCAGGCCTAAAAAATcaatcaatgtttttttatgataaatagcCAAAAGTAATCCACTGAATTTAATACAATTTcaatattatgatttatttcattttctatttaAATACTTTTTCGACAAAATGCATTTTGTTTTACTGTTAATTTTCCTAATTGATTTGTCCAGAACATAAAGATAAGAGACTTTGTGCATGTTTTTGTGTACCAGCATACATAACCACTAAACTACAATACAAATCACTACAGCTTGTCAACATCATTGGCtaccaaggtcaaggtcaatttcattctgattgattatatatttttttttttcaacattttttgttttcttttctatacattgtaatcttatttctatacattgtaatctTATTTCTTTTTGGTCAATATCtttcatatactgtatacatgtattttgttttaattagcaTAATTAAGATTTTAGTGTTGGCCAAAAAAAAGAAGCAAATGTTCTGTAAACCAGAAGGATATGAGTTTGATCCGAGATAGTACAATAGGATTTGAGAACCGGGCAGGAATGAGAAATCTGTCGCTACTTtaattcattgttttgataGATTTCTATATTGCTGTATGGTCCTCATATATCCAAAATTAAATCTGAAGAAAAATGCAGAAATACGAAATTAATGAGGATTCTTAATGACATTCTTGTACatataataaaatttgaaaacacTTAGATAATCACTAATGAAAAATTTGTCtatttttcaacaaatcaacagAACCTCAGTAATTCTAACCTCCCTTTAAATAAAATTCAGTATACAAGGTCAAGGCAGCAGCAAGCAGTGGCTATAGGTTGTTGGCATAGCAACCAATGCAACAAAATCACAGGAGAGGGGAGCACTGAAGGGAGGTAACCAGGTTTGGTCTGGAACATACCTCTACTAGTTCAAATAAGTTATCAAAACAACAGTCACCACCGTCGACCTCCAGCTTGTTGTTGTGAGCCAAAATGCGGTAATGATCAACTTTGTTATCAAATGAAACTGAAAGTGTAAAATCGCCACGGTAATGGACGCTGTCTCGCACAAGGAACACGCCATCTTCCATGTTCTGTAAGAGAGACTCGGCTTGCTCCCGAGAAATACTGCCGTGAAACCAGCTGGAAAAGTATTTACATTATCAAAGTGTTACAGTTATATAGGTGTTAGCCAAAACAGTACTCACGATTTCTCTCTCTCTGTTACATAGCTGTTAGTCAAAATGTTTACTCCGATTTCTCAGTTACAGCTGTATGTTAGTCAAAATATTACTCagatttgtatatatcacagtcaatTTTGTAGTTATTCGTGTAGCGGGGAAGTGACATGTACAGCTAACAGTCAAATTATACAGACTTCAGATTTTACAGTCAAAGTCCTCTGAGTGTTACAGTGAAATAGACAGCTGACAGTCAAATTATACAGGCGCAGATTTTACAGTCAAAGTCCTCTGAGTGTTACAGTGAAATAGACAGCTGACAGTCAAATTATACAGGCGCAGATTTTACAGTCAAGGTCCTCTGAGTGTTACAGTGAAATTAGAGAGCTGACAGTCAAATTATACAGGTGCAGATTTTACAGTCAAAGTCCTCTGAGTGTTACAGTGAATTAGAGAGCTGACAGTCAAATTATACAGGTGCAGATTTTACAGTCAAAGCCCTCTGAGTGTTACAGTGAATTAGAGAGCTGATAGTCAAATTATACAGGCTCAGATTTTACAGTCAAAGCCCTCTGAGTGTTACAGTGAATTAGACAGCTGATAGTCAAATTACATAAAATACAGATAATGTGTTATAGTGATGTTGATACATTATTGATAAAGTCATATTATGTAGACTTGTAGATATTAGTCAAAGTACTCTGGGTGTTAgtgacatactgtatactgctGACTGattctgtataatataaatatctcaGTCAAAATTTTCTGTGTTCAATCAATGCAGATACAATAgaaaaattataaatgtttCAATATCACAGCCAAAAGactgtctgtgttatactgCTGTTAGTACAGCCACTATCCAGCCTGTGCTTTATAGTGAACGGTATCTGACAAGTTGTTAACTATGATAGTCAATCTCTCTGAAAGTCATACTGACAGCTGCATGTTAAACAGTAACTATGCTAAACCGTGTATATGTACGTAGAGTCGATAATCTATCAGTTGATATCCAGAACATTTTGGGTATCCATGCATCATAAGAGGGCGGTAGCAGCATTTGTAGAAGGCTCAAGCACAAGAAGCAGAGGCAATTTTTTGTGCAAGGCATTTTTCTATAAAACATTACCTATTCTACCACCttccttatatataatatgtaacatATGGCTATAGTTCTCAAAGAACTTTACTCAAAAATGGTTCAAATAGATTCTTCGTACCGAAATTCAAGCATTTATTCTCAATCATCGATCCACAAGCATTTTAATTTGTCTGAACTTGTAGGACAATAGGGTATTTTGATCTCTCCTTAACAGTTACataatcaaaacaacaaaagaacATTACTATTAACATCTTATTACTCATTATCCAagaattgaatataaaaatccATTGATATAGCTTTCATGTAACAagacattttatcattttcttgtGATGAATATTTCACTTTTGAAAAGAATTGCACTTTGCAGTAAGTAAAATAGAATTCCAGTATTTTTCATGCAATTGTGAGCAAATTTCAGCTCTTTTCTAGCACTGACCCAAATTCTTTAGCTTTTGATATCTGTACAAACCAggaattattatattatttgactgtaaaatgaaaaactttcattaaACAAATACAACTATTATTTTTTGACCGATGAGGATGTATTACTGTTGATAGAAAAATTCCTCTCATCAACATTAGTTTTATGTAgttcaat
The sequence above is drawn from the Pecten maximus chromosome 9, xPecMax1.1, whole genome shotgun sequence genome and encodes:
- the LOC117334972 gene encoding tyrosine-protein kinase CSK-like isoform X2, coding for MSTTTVNSSGNWNSKNLHKFRPACDTAQRTDMKMDQRLINQQHGLPSEAWKPGQEVVASYNFQGSSAEDLPFKKGDILTIVEPTRDANWYKGRNGDGDVGMVPATYVQRRREVPLHAMPWFHGKIKREKAEELLVPPEDGLFLVRESVNYPGDFTLSVCHKSKVEHYRIIYSRNQMTIDEESYFENLTQLVEHYSKDADGLCIRLIRPLQKKGSSFSMVSVQDFESGGWVIHDRDLEVGEAIGKGEFGDVCKGEYKHQQVAIKQLKKQDNAAQVFLKEASVMTSLRHPNLVQLIGVVLGDNILIVTEFMGKGCLVEYLRSRGRSVITKKDQIDFATDTCSGMQYLESKKLVHRDLAARNVLVNDSNTAKVSDFGLAKHGDYTQEGGKFPIKWTAPEALRDNDFTSKSDMWSFGILLWEIYSFGRVPYPRIPLADVVTHIERGYRMEAPEGCPTEIYTIMFSSWELDAARRPTFKDVLDKLNHLRSVTV
- the LOC117334972 gene encoding tyrosine-protein kinase CSK-like isoform X3, giving the protein MKMDQRLINQQHGLPSEAWKPGQEVVASYNFQGSSAEDLPFKKGDILTIVEPTRDANWYKGRNGDGDVGMVPATYVQRRREVPLHAMPWFHGSISREQAESLLQNMEDGVFLVRDSVHYRGDFTLSVSFDNKVDHYRILAHNNKLEVDGGDCCFDNLFELVEHYSKDADGLCIRLIRPLQKKGSSFSMVSVQDFESGGWVIHDRDLEVGEAIGKGEFGDVCKGEYKHQQVAIKQLKKQDNAAQVFLKEASVMTSLRHPNLVQLIGVVLGDNILIVTEFMGKGCLVEYLRSRGRSVITKKDQIDFATDTCSGMQYLESKKLVHRDLAARNVLVNDSNTAKVSDFGLAKHGDYTQEGGKFPIKWTAPEALRDNDFTSKSDMWSFGILLWEIYSFGRVPYPRIPLADVVTHIERGYRMEAPEGCPTEIYTIMFSSWELDAARRPTFKDVLDKLNHLRSVTV
- the LOC117334972 gene encoding tyrosine-protein kinase CSK-like isoform X1 — encoded protein: MIFSGSLRSHQSAANYRQRFRPACDTAQRTDMKMDQRLINQQHGLPSEAWKPGQEVVASYNFQGSSAEDLPFKKGDILTIVEPTRDANWYKGRNGDGDVGMVPATYVQRRREVPLHAMPWFHGSISREQAESLLQNMEDGVFLVRDSVHYRGDFTLSVSFDNKVDHYRILAHNNKLEVDGGDCCFDNLFELVEHYSKDADGLCIRLIRPLQKKGSSFSMVSVQDFESGGWVIHDRDLEVGEAIGKGEFGDVCKGEYKHQQVAIKQLKKQDNAAQVFLKEASVMTSLRHPNLVQLIGVVLGDNILIVTEFMGKGCLVEYLRSRGRSVITKKDQIDFATDTCSGMQYLESKKLVHRDLAARNVLVNDSNTAKVSDFGLAKHGDYTQEGGKFPIKWTAPEALRDNDFTSKSDMWSFGILLWEIYSFGRVPYPRIPLADVVTHIERGYRMEAPEGCPTEIYTIMFSSWELDAARRPTFKDVLDKLNHLRSVTV